DNA from Musa acuminata AAA Group cultivar baxijiao chromosome BXJ1-5, Cavendish_Baxijiao_AAA, whole genome shotgun sequence:
tggttGCGGTTACCACTCATGTTAGGACCTCGGCCAGCACCTGAAGCACCGTAAGGGCCACCTTGGGGATAATTGGGAGCATTGACTCCATAGCCGCTGCCACTTCCACCACGTGGACCACCAGAACCAGGCATACCACCCCCAGCATAGGGTGGCGGTCCACGTCCTGGCTGTGAATATGGACCACTGTTGTATCCGCCACCTTGACCTCCACGATTCGGGTTATACCCACCACTTGGATTCCCACCTTGCGGATACCTGTTAGGACCTCCAGAGGGTCCTCGAGGTTTGCCATAATGGTGGCCTGGACCAGCTGCCATTGGCGGCGGAGCATTATGAATGGGCTGGCTTGGACCAGGCCGGATCTGAGGGTGTGGTTGCCCTGTTTGCTGGATGGGTGGTAGGCGAGCATGTGGCTGTGGATGCTGTAGCTTCTGTCGTTTTGCCGTCTCCTCCTGCTGTCGCTGCTGCTGGCGCTTTTTCTTGGTCTGAAATTCATGCGAGGACTCGTACTTTGGCAAGCTTCATCAAGATACAAACACCAATAAATTAAAGATGTGGGACTTCAGCACAGACCAACATAATTTGTGCATAGAATCAAAACAAACAGCACAAACATTTTATAGAGAAATGGTGTTAAGAAACCAATTGCAAAAATAGTACCTTTTCGGGTCACATGGTAGGGGGTCAGTCCAGAAATACTCTGCATCAAGTGCATCCTTTGCAGATACCCTCTAcatatgaacaaaaaaaaaaaaaaaattgaatcacCAAATTACTGGTCAAACATTTATATAACAATATAGATAGACCTAATATTCAATAAATCCATAagttaaatatatatacaaataaaatTAAGCAACAGCAAGCTCTATTAATTATGTCAATGTTGAGGACCTGCTGCACAACCTtaatcaagaaaaaaatcataattttagcaTTTACCCTCAAAAGGCAGATCTCACGTCAACTGTTACTGAAGCAAAGCACTTTTAGCATATGATAGACCCACAGATAGGAAGGTATTCAGTATGTACCATGCCAATGTTCAAGCAACAAACAGTACAAGGCTATTATGCTTTCAGACACAACAGTCCTTACCTCCATGGAACTAAATTCTTCtttaaagaaagaaaggaaataaataaataaccttATTCCTCAGGGTAAACCTTCTTTTAAAAAACGATGTTAGATACTAATGTGATACTTGCCCAATGGAAAACCTGGATATGAGCAAGTGACTCAGTATCATATCAAGTTGAAGAAAGCTTTCCATCGATGACAGCCCCAAAAGTTTCTCTAAGTACTAAATCAGATTGCTCATGCTGCTCATTGTTTGTTTCTCATTCATCATATTAATTCCAGCATCACTATATAATGCAAGAGGCAGAGTCTGGAACAAATAAAACACACAATGATTATCTATAATTTGTTAACCTCCAAGCACACAGTGCCTTAATATACCAATATCAAGACAAAATGAAAGGCCCATCCTTATGCATATTACAGAGAGGAGTTATTCATACAGATTCCCACAAAAATTCCAAACAATTGATAGGGAGAAAGTTCTTTTATGTAATGTGAGATCCTGATACTATGGTCCTTACATGCATTACATTAGCTTTGATTATGTAAAAGCAAAATTTCCAAATCATGTAATCCTACAATGTATATAGGATAAATTCATTTTGCAAAATATAAAGACATTGAACGGATCAAGCAACAATATGATAGCATTAAATATACAATTTAACTACATGAAAAAATTACTACATGAATTTTTTTTGTCATAAGTTCAATGACAATGACCTTGATGATGTGAACAAGACAAAGCTAAGTTGACAATTATTCATATAGTTCCTATACATATTACTGACAACAAATTGATCAATTACCTGGGATGGATCAAGCGTTAACATCCTCTCAAGTAACTCCAAGGCATGACGATCAAAACTGTTGAATGGAAAAGCCTAATGAGAATCAAGCAAACAAAACCTCACCTAAATTTTGAGAGCTAATAGCAAAGTTTATGGTACAGTATCAGATGACCTGCTTACACTACCATTTGACTTCATAGCCAAAATAAAGGACAACTTACTGCTTGAAAGTTTCCCTGACACGTCTCTTTATAGGCCGTGAAGGCTTGAAATTGTTATACCAAGGCATCTTGGAGACACCTGGCCAGTTGACTTCATCAGGGGTTCCACAAAGTTCAAATATCTTAGAAAGTTGCTCTGGCTGCCGTGGAGAATCAATCAGTCATACAATGTCATTTTCTTCTCAAATAACAAGATGAAAGTGAGACTTACATGAAACAAATTTGTTAAAAATAAATAGAGCTTTTGTACTATGACATATATGCCAGGCAGCTACTATTAGATCATTTACAATGAATGATGGTCCATCTTCTGAATAGAACATCATCCAAATTGTAAAGcttaaaacaaacaaaaaataattttgatattaaataatgaaaaatattttaaaccatTTAAGGTTTTGCCACAACAATtgaactaaaaagaaaaaaacaaagtcCAAAAGCATCATCCTTCCATCAATTTAGTGCTTGTACAGCGACCAAGTGTTATTATAAATGAAAATCAGGCAACTATACAACAGATAACAGATTTGCTTTGATCACCAAACAagggtgctcaaatccttgatgtCAAAGCTAATTATCGCTGGACAAATAGACCCATGATCCATCTTGAAGCTATGACTTGGTTAATGTAGCATCGAACTACGAATACCCTAATTCCTTTCCGCAAGAACCTGACAATCCAAAAATAATTGAGCAGGCAACTGATTAAAACCCAAAATCTAAGAGCAAATTTCAACAGGACATTAAAATGGCAAGTTATAGAACCTTTCACCTAGTAGACAAATATAATTCCTTATTCTCTTGAGTTACTAGATACAAGAATGTTGAAGCTACCACGACAGGAAATAACTCACCATCATCTCCGTAGGTCACAGAAGTCTTAAGTTGATACAGTAGGCTGGTAAATCAACATTTCAACTCAATCAATTTCCCTCAAGTAGGAATAAATAAAATCAACTTTTCAGTAACACCCAATTACTCAATCTACATACTCAAATGGTAGCTTCAACATTTCAGTAACACTCACCCAAGATCTGCTACATGAAATTTACACCTTTCCAATACTTCACTGGTGTTCTTAACCACAAGAGTTTTATCCAGTACTACATTCAAGACTAGAAAATCTTACTTAGACAACAATTAGGAAAAAATGTCTTcagaaaatccattcattttgcaATAACATTTCCATGACGCAATCACTTATGAAGAAGCTTCTCTTTTGAATATCCTGCCATTAGATATTGATATATTCCTCTGATATTGACATGCAATGCATGCAAAGCCACATGACACTAATAAGGATATCATTTACTTAAGAATATTGCACTGGCATAAGTAACATGAGACCCTTAGACTTACAATCAGCATTTAATTGTAAATTTTAATGCAAGTGTTAAATGAGggataaacattaaaaaaaaaaaaaagctgaacCATAATGTAATATAAATTATAGTAAAAAATAGTTGCACCTCAttctttccaggcaagattggttTTCCATGAAGAAGTTCTGCAAATATACAACCAACGGACCACATATCAACAGCAGGACCATACTTGGTAGCCCCAAGCAGCAATTCTGGAGGTCTGTCACCAAACTAAGATGATTCAGACATAATTAATTATGACAGGCAATGAATTTTATATAAAACATATGGAAACTGACAATTTAATTGCCACACTTGCTGCAAGATACAGGCTCTACCTATACCACAAAGTAATGACACGGTTCGTAAGGTTTCCATTATGGTCACTTGAGAATGATCGTGCAAGGCCAAAATCGGCAAGTTTTAAGTTCCCCTCATTATCAATTAGGAGATTAGATCCTGCTCCAGTTTACAGAATGTCAGATCAGGATCGTATAATGAGTTTAATTAGGACAATATTAAATTATGACAAATTCAGCATCTTTACAATACCTTTAATGTCACGGTGGAGTACTTGGTTAACATGACAATAATGAAGACCTGTAAGCAGCTGCCTCATGTAGCACTAGTAAAAAAAGGATTAAGAAGTTAGCTGAAAGTTAACTGAACTTTTGACTAATTGTAAATAACAGTAACTGTTATTTGGTTGTACTAAATCAATGtactaaaatatttaccttaatcTGTGGTACTGTAAACCGCATCCCAGGACGATCCGATAGGCCAGTCAAATCATGGTCCATGTATTCAAAAACCATATAGATGCTCCCTTTGTACTTGTTACCATCTGCAGTGCACACAGTGTATCAATTACCTAGATGGTTGGACAACTTTAAGACTGGAAAAAGCAATACATCCACTACAAAATTTCCAAGTGGTGCCAGCCACTGGTGTCTCCGAATCAAACATACCTGGCTTTCCTTGTTCATCCTTCTCGGGACCTTGGGGAATTTACCAAAAACTTCAAATTATAATCATTTAACAAATTCATtaacaagaagaagaaaggaaaaagaaaaatatttaacgAGTACAACCTGGAGAGGTCACGATCTCTTTCAGTTGAATaacattttgatgatgaagcttcTTTAGAATCTTTATTTCCCGTATGGCTGTTATTGGAAACTGCAAGGCAAAAAGGCTAACTAAATAGTCTATATAACTAGAGAAAAAAAAGGTATAACTCATTAATCCTAAGAGCCCCCTAAAAGCAAATAATATGGGTGAGCATAAAAGACAAACCCCTTCTCTTTCGTTGTCCATTCTAATTTTCTTCAGTGCCACTATTTCCCCGGTTCTTGTTTCTCGTGCCATGTATACCTGCCTGCAACCTCACAACAAAACAGAATATTTCTtaattttcaaaaaagaaaacAGTGAAGTAAGCAAGATGAAATATATCCTTAGTACCTCCAATcagctttaaaaaaaaatgatctgACATTTGGATCCAACATCAGGAATAATACACTTGAGAGGTATTCATATTATAACTatgacaaagatgatatcataTGATAAGCAAGAATTAAGATGTGGTATGC
Protein-coding regions in this window:
- the LOC135673096 gene encoding cyclin-dependent kinase C-2, giving the protein MAVAASGQLNLEETPSWGSRSVDCFEKLEQIGEGTYGQVYMARETRTGEIVALKKIRMDNEREGFPITAIREIKILKKLHHQNVIQLKEIVTSPGPEKDEQGKPDGNKYKGSIYMVFEYMDHDLTGLSDRPGMRFTVPQIKCYMRQLLTGLHYCHVNQVLHRDIKGSNLLIDNEGNLKLADFGLARSFSSDHNGNLTNRVITLWYRPPELLLGATKYGPAVDMWSVGCIFAELLHGKPILPGKNEPEQLSKIFELCGTPDEVNWPGVSKMPWYNNFKPSRPIKRRVRETFKHFDRHALELLERMLTLDPSQRVSAKDALDAEYFWTDPLPCDPKSLPKYESSHEFQTKKKRQQQRQQEETAKRQKLQHPQPHARLPPIQQTGQPHPQIRPGPSQPIHNAPPPMAAGPGHHYGKPRGPSGGPNRYPQGGNPSGGYNPNRGGQGGGYNSGPYSQPGRGPPPYAGGGMPGSGGPRGGSGSGYGVNAPNYPQGGPYGASGAGRGPNMSGNRNQQQYGGWQ